The following is a genomic window from Paenibacillus sp. FSL R5-0766.
AAAGAATCGGATGATGACATGCTAAGGAGATGAAGGGATGAAAAAGAAGGGTCTGGTATGGGCAATGTTGTTGATGATGGTCTGGGTTACAGCTTGTGGGAATAGCGGAGGTGCTGCTTCGGATGACCCGAATGCCGATGATACGGTAACGGTATGGACCTATCCTGTACATGGCACATATGAAGATGAACTGAAGGATCTAATCTCTGATTTCAATAAAGAACACCCGAACATTACCGTGAAGACGGAAATGCTCTCCTGGGCGGAAGGGCCCAAAAAATTCGATGTCGCTTTGAACGCGGGCAACCCGCCGGATCTTTACTTTCATAGTGTAGACGGCACATATGTGAATACGGGATTGGCACTTGAGCTGGACAACTACCTGACACCTGAGATCAAGGACGACTACCTGCCGGGTACGCTTGATTTAGGCCAGATTCAGGGGAAACAGTACGGACTGCCGTTGTATCAATTCCAATGGGCATGGGGTGGTAACAAACGCATTCTGGAGGAAGCAGGCATTGATTGGAAGTCCATTCAGCAAAATGGCTGGACCTGGTCCGAATTCAACGATGCTGCTGCCAAGCTAACCAAAACGCTGGATGGCGGGGCCAAGCAATATGCACTGGTTACCGACGGAACCTCGCTTGACTTCATTGAAATGCTGTCCCGGAACAATGGGATGATTGATGTTCTTGATAAAGACGGCACGTTCCAATGGAATGATGGGCGCATTCTGGATACTCTCTCTTTTATCAAAAACCTGATGGATCAAGGGTATATGCCGAAGGAAACGGCGGCTCTCGCTCCAGCGAAACGGACGGATATGTTCTACGCGGGGGAAACGGCGATTATCTCCAAAGCGATTCCTTATTATGATGTGATGATTCAGAACCGCAACAAGGACATCGATGATGGCAAGGTGCAGGGAGAGAAGATTGATTTTGTCCTGTTGCCTGTACCGCATAATGATGATCAACCTGCAGCAACAACGATGGGCGGCGAAGGGTATGTAGCCTTCAAACAGAAAAAGGACAAGGGCGAACAGCATGCCAAAAATACGTTCCTGGTGATGGAGGCGCTTAGTGGTGCCAAAGCAGGGAACTCGGCCAATGAACTGGCGCTTCCATTCGTAAGACAGTCCCAGGTCGAACTGTTTAAAGGAAAAGAACTTGGTCAACCGGATAATCTGGCTGCTGCAAAAGTCATGGCAGAGAATATTGCGATGCCGGTTGTACTGGAACTGGATATCGACAAAGCATCCCAGCAAAAACAATTCAAGGAACAGGTTGTGAAGCCAAACATCCAGGCGCTGTTCTCGGGAGAAAAATCACCAGAGCAGATCGCAGAAGACTTCAAGAGCAAAGGCCAGCAGATGTTTGGACAATAACTCGGACAATCAAACATAACGCAAAACCACACTGATTAGGAGAGGAGGATTCGCCATGCAGACCGCCCTTGCGCCAAAACCGTCAGTGCCCCGGACTTCCCGGGTTGCCCGGTTTTGGCGAGACTACGGGTGGGCGTATTTGTTTATTTTGGCGCCTGTCCTGCTGTTTCTCATTTTTACACTGTATCCTGTTCTGACGGCTCTTGTGATGAGCTTCCAGAAATACAACATTATGAACTCAACGTGGGTAGGGTTGGATAACTACGAGCGACTGGTGAAGGATGAGACGTTCTGGAAGTCGATTAAAAATACAGTCATCTTCACCGTAGGCACAGTCCCGGTCAATATTCTCATTACATTTGTACTGTCCTATTTCATCTATCAGATGAAAAGTAAATGGCAGACATTTTTCAAAGCTACCATGTATCTGCCTGCGGTAGCCTCCGGGGTGACCATCTCCATTGTATGGCTGGCGATCTTTGACCCGACGGATTCAGGACTGCTTAACCGCTTCATCGGCTTGTTCGGCTTGGATCCGGTGATCTGGCTGGGCCAGTCGGGAACGGCACTCTTTTCTCTCATTCTGATGAACTGGCTTGGATCGCACGGAGCGGGCATTATTCTGTATCTGGCAGCCATGGGTGGTATTCCGAAATCGCTGTACGAAGCGGCGGATATTGATCATGCCAGCGGCTGGACCCAGTTCAGCAAGATTACATGGCCGCTGCTCAAACCAACGACGCTGTATCTGCTCGTCACGGGTGTCATTACATCCTTCCAGGTGTTTATCTCGGTATATCTGATGACACAGGGTGGACCAAACTTTGCGACAACTACAATCGCTTATCTGATCTATGAGACGGCATTCAAGTTCTATGAGTTCGGATTGGCTTCGGCTCAGTCGTTTGTACTGGCGATTATCATCATTGTCATCTCCGTCATACAGTTCAAATATTTCTCCAGCGATATTGAGTATTAGAGGTAGTTCAAAACACGGACTATTAGGGCACGTTGCATTAAGCATCCGGGGGTGAATGAAATCCATGAAATCAACACAGAAAAAGATACTGCTCGTTGTTGCATCCATTCTGCTGGTGGTCTGGGCGCTGGTGACGGTCATTCCGATGTATTGGATGCTCGTTGGTTCGGTGCAGGATAGTGCGATGTCGGCTTCGTTTAAACCACAGATGATTCCGGAGCAGTTGTCGTTATCACCATATGAGCGCTTTTTTGCCAAAACCGATGCCTGGCGCTGGCTGTACAATTCGCTGCTCATCTCGATCATTCTGACCGTAACAAATGTATTCTTCGCCTCCCTGGCGGGATATGCGTTCGCCAAACTGAAGTTTCCGGGTAGTCAGGCGGTATTCTGGACGTTGCTTGGGACCATGATGATTCCGGCGCAGGTGACGCTGATTCCTTTGTACATTCTGATGGTCAACGTGTTTGACCTGGGAGATACGTATACGGCCATTATTCTGCCTGCTGCCGTAAGCGTAGGGAATATATTCCTGATGAAGCAGTTCATGTCTACGCTGCCCACATCGCTGATCCATGCGGCTCGTATTGATGCATGCAGTGAGTTCGGCATCTTCTGGAAAGTCATTCTGCCGATGGCAAAGCCGGGAATCGCGGTGCTGGCGATATTCACGTTTGTGGCTTCGTGGAACGAATTCTTCTGGCCGTTCCTCATTACCAATTCCAACGAGATGCGTACCATTCAGGTGGGGTTGGCCTCGTTTGTATTTGCCGAATCAACCGACTTCGGCGCAATGATGGCGGGGGCAACAATAGGTGCGCTGCCCATGATCATTCTGTTTTTCTCACTTCAGCGTTATTTCCTACAGGGCATTACGATCGGTGCAGTAAAAGGTTAATTCCAATATATGTTCAACTAAACATTTACACCATAACAGCGATCGGAAGGTTGTTCTGTCATCGGAGTGCCAGTGTAAGGATTCGTTAGTTGAACTTATATAGTTCAGGACAAGCGACAACGTAAAGGGGGATCTACCTATGGCACGCGTGGAGTTTCGCCAAGTGCGCAAAGAATTCAAAGACGATCATAAAGGAACGTTCACGGCTGTGGCCGGCTCGGACTTTGTTATAGAAGATAAGGAATTCGTAGTGTTTGTGGGTCCTTCGGGCTGTGGCAAGACAACGTCACTGCGGATGATTGCCGGACTTGAAAAGCAAACAAGCGGTGATATTGTGATCGGTGACCGGCTAGTTAACGATCTGCATCCGAAGGATCGGGATATCGCGATGGTGTTTCAGGATTATGCACTCTATCCGCATATGACCATCCGTGAGAATCTTTCCTTTGGCCTGAAAAACCTGAAAAAGCCAAAGTCCTATATTGATGAACAGGTGCAGAATGCGGCCTCCATTCTTGGACTGGAAGCGATGCTGGAGCGCAAACCACGCGAGCTGTCTGGTGGTCAGCGCCAGCGTGTTGCAGTGGGACGGGCGATCGTCCGTGATCCGCAGGTGTTTTTATTCGACGAACCACTGTCCAATCTGGATGCCAAGTTGCGGGTACAGATGCGGGTGGAGTTGGGTGAGCTGCATAAACGTCTCGGTGCCACGATTGTGTACGTGACGCATGATCAGGTAGAAGCCATGACACTTGGGGAACGCATCGTGGTCATGAATCATGGAGATATTCAGCAGGTGGCTTCACCGAAAGAACTGTATGCGAGTCCGCGGAATATGTTTGTTGCCGGATTTATCGGTTCTCCGGCGATGAACTTCATTGATGCCCGGATTGAAGGCACGCAGGTTGTCGTGGACGGTGCATCATTCACCTTGCCAGCAGATGTACTCGCTCGTCTTCAGAGTCATCAAGGTAAGCCGGTGATTATGGGTCTGCGTCCAGAGCATATTTTTGGTGACGATGTTGCTCCGAATATCCCGACAGACCACATGCTGCAGGCGCGAGTTCAGGTTGTAGAACATCTGGGCTCCGAAAATTTGGTGTATTTCCATTCCGGTGCTCGTACTGTTACGGCCAAGGTTCACCCGGAAACACATGCTTATGTAGGTATGGACAAAAATTTTGTACTGGACCTGCGTAAGGCACACTTTTTCGATCCAGAGACGGAGCTTGCGATTGGACGGGAGTAAAAGACGAGGCCTGGTGAAGAAGGAACGGTGAGAAAGGGGAGAATAAAAATGCGTAAGCTGAGTGAAGTATTGATCAAGTCGGGCGCGGAAATCTATAGGGATATTATTTCGGTGGCCTTGTACAGTTTCGTTAGCTCTACCGTATTGGTTCCCATTCTGATGTTTGCTCCGCTGCCGATCGCGGTGCTGCTTCTTGCCTTGATATATATGCCCATCCTGTTCGGGGTCTGTTATGCCATACATCACAGATTGGAACGTAAGGAACGACGCAATGGACTTAAGGATGTTTGGGTCGGAACATTGAAGGGGATAATCCCGGGAGGCTCGGTGGGTGTGCTTTTCGCGGTGCTTGGCTTCATTCTATGGTCAACCTGGTGGTATTACGGTGGACAGGGTGGAATTACAGGTACAGCAGTGGGTGTATTCCAGACTTTCTTTGTTCTCATGGCGCTGATGTCACAGTTCTATACTTGGCAGCTTGTTTTACAAAAAAACATGGGCATCGTTCAGGCGATGGGGGAAAGTGTAAAGCTGTTCTTCCGTCACCCGGGGTACACGATGGGCGCTTATTTTCAGGCCATGTGCTTAACTGCTTTGCTAATGCTGACTGTCGTTGGTTTCGGAGCGCTGTTTGGAGGTATGTTTGCCATCTATCAGCATAAGGTTGCTCTTAATGTGCTGGAGCCTGAAGAAGAGCCTGTCGTAACAGGCGGTAATGATCACCAGCATACAGGCTGGGTCAGCCAGGGGAATGTGTGATGGGTCAGTTGAATGGGACTGAGCAGATCCCGGCTGTAAAAACGGGAGTTGATCTTCTGTCCGGAGGGCTATCGCATCCGTGGATAACGGGTAATCGAATCGGTCTAATTACAAACCCGACTGGTATTACAGCGGATTTTGTATCGACAATAGATGTGTGCGTCGGACTGGCTAATACCGAGTTTACAGCGCTCTATGCCTGTGAGCACGGACTGAGTGGAGAGCTTCAGGCGGGTGTCAGATTCGGAGACATGCTTCATCCACGTCTGGACATTCCGGTGTTCAGCCTGTATGGAGATTACAAGAAACCTACGCCTGCAATGCTGGCTGGAGTGGATACGGTGCTGTTCGACATTCAGGATGTGGGTATCCGTTATTACACGTATGCCTCAACCTTGTTTCATATGATGGATGCCTGTGCTGGAGCAGGCAAACGGATGCTGATTCTGGACCGTCCCAATCCGCTGGGTGGAAACGTTGTGGAAGGCGGTGTGCTGAACGCGGGGTATGAATCACTCGTTGGCGCTTGGCGTGTACCTGTACGTACCGGATTGACGATAGGTGAACTCGCCCTGATGGTCAACAGCGAGATGGATGTACCTTGCGAATTGGACGTGGTTACCATGGAAGGATGGCAGCGCTCCATGGAGTTTGCGGATTGTGGTCTTCCCTGGATGTTACCCTCTCCCAATATGCCCACGCTGGACAGTGTGCGGGTATATGCGGGTACGTGCCTGTTCGAAGGCACTAATGTATCGGAGGGCAGGGGCACGACTCGCCCATTCGAGTGGATTGGAGCCCCCTGGATTGAGGGTGAGCGTTTGGCGGAACGATTTCGGGAATACAAGCTGGAAGGTGTGCATGTGCATCCAGTGTACATGTCGCCAACATTCTCCAAACATGCAGGTGAGCTGTGTGGTGGTGTAAGGATTTTTGTAACGGACAGCAGGAAATTTCGGGCGGTAGAGACAGGGTTGGTGCTTTTGCATGAACTGGTGTCACTCTATCCCGAGCAATTCTGCTGGCTGGAGCCGCCAGAGCCAGGTTCGAGGTACTTTATCGACCTGCTGGCAGGGGGGAAGGTAGTCAGGGAAACCATTCATGACCGTGTTGAATTCATTCGTTTAATCGAATCGTGGAATGTACAGGCAGCGGAATGGAAGGAGCGGCGAAAGCCGTTTTTGTTATATCAATGAATGGATGTTTGTTATCGGAGGGAGGTAAGAAATGAGTGGGCCAAAAGAGTTATACCAGTCGAAGCTGAAAAAGATGACCTTGCGTGAGAAAATCGGGCAAATGCTGCTTTGTGGCTTTCATGGCACCGAAGCTGCTGGCGATGTGGAACCCTTTCTCCGAAAGTATCCAATCGGTGGCGTGATCTATTTTGCGCGCAACGTTGAGTCGCCAGAGCAGGTAGAGCGGTTATCGTCAGGGCTACAGCAGATTGCCAAAAGCAGCGGTAATGTGCCGCTCTGGATATCCATTGATCAGGAGGGCGGCATGGTTGCTCGAATTACCGAAGGGATAACCTTGATGCCTGGACCAATGGCAATTGCCGCTGCCGGTTCCATTGACGATGCATATCAGGCGGCATATATCAGTGGGTTGGAGCTGAAGTCCATGGGCATTAACATGAACTTTGCTCCGGTATTGGATGTGAACAATAACGCGGCCAATCCGGTCATCGGTGTACGCTCATTCGGCGAATCTCCACAATCCGTTGCAGAATATGGAGCCAGAACCATTGCGGGAATACAGGACGCTGGGATTGCAGCGACAGCCAAGCACTTCCCGGGGCATGGGGATACGGATACCGATTCCCATCTGGACCTCCCAATCATCACTCATGATCGTGAACGGGTAGAGCGCCTGGAGTTGATTCCATTCCGAGCCGCTATCGCCGAAGGTGTCGATGCCATGATGTCGGCGCATATTTATTTTCCTGCACTGGAGCCAGAGCGTCTGCCCGTAACGCTATCACAAACCGTATTAAGCGGTCTGCTTCGCCAGGAACTGGGTTATCAGGGCATGATCGTGACAGATTGCATGGAGATGGATGCTATTGCCGTGAACTATGGCACTGTCGATGCTGCCGTAATGGCGGTAGAGGCCGGGGCAGATCTGGTGTTAATTAGCCATACGGCTAAGCTTCAAGCAGAAGCATTTGAAGCATTGTTAGCAGCTGTGAGGAGTGGGCGGATTAGCGAGAGACGTATCGATGAGTCGGTGAATCGCTTGCTGATGTACAAGGCGAAGCGTGGTTTGTTGGAGAGTGGAATGGGCGGTGCAGATGAGGATGAAGTGTATGGTGTAGTATTGAATGCATCATTGCCAAAGGCATCAAACGCTCCTGCTCTATCCAATGGGTTGGAGCGCAACAGTTCATTACACCAAGAGGTTGCCCGCCGTATTAGCGAGAACAGTATCACACTGGTGCGCGATCAGCTGAATATGCTGCCATTGAAGCCGGAACGCACGCTGGTCATAACGGTTGCCACGTCCGTGACAACAATTGCTGACGAACAGCTGACTCAGACGTTCACCTTGGGCTCAGCTTTATCCGACTATGGTCTGGATGTTGTCGATCTGACGGTCACGCCCGAGGAAGTTGCCATTCGTTCCGCCCGTCTGCTTCAGGCAGCGGAAGCAGATGACATTCGGCAGATTGTGGTGGGAACCTACAATGCGGGAAGTCCCTCCGGCGATCCGCAGTGCAGGCTGATTGGTTGGATACAGCAATTGGGTAAACCACTGGCTGTTGTGGCATTGCGAAGCCCCTATGATCTGCTGGCGCTCCCGGATGCCGAGGTCTATGTAGCGGCTTACGAGAGCCGGCCACTTGCCATGGATAGCGTCGCTCAGGCGCTGATGGGGCGCATTCCTTTTGCGGGGAAACTTCCTGTAACATTAAAGCAGACAGATGATGAAAGAGCGGATGTCTCCTAGGCAGTGATAAGAATATGAGTAAATCTGCCTTTTGCAGGATGGAGAAGAGATGGATTGTGGGTTGAGCGAAACGGAAGTGTGAGTCGTTAAAATGAAAACATATATAGAGCAAAGAGACGATCCTTTAAAGGACCGTCTCTTTGCTCATTATAAGCTATTAATTATAGATTATTGCAATTGCAGGGCTTTGGCTGTCTGTGCCTCAACTTCATCCAAAAGTGAAGTCATGTCCATACCTGCGTGGTTGCCGAGCAGGATAATCGTGATATCATCGGACAGATTACGTGAAAAGGCTGTGGCAAACCCGCCGCCACTACCGTTATGAAAGACGGTACGCTTTGCGCCATTCTCTTTGAGAATCCAGGCGTAGCCATAGTTTTTATCAGAATAAGGCTCATACATCTGTTCAATCGTATCCTGGCTTAGAATCTGGTCTGTATAGAGCGCACGATCCCATTTCAGCATATCGTCCACCGTGGAATAGATGGTTCCTGATCCGGATTGAGACACATAGTAAGGCGCAGTTACCCATGCGTTATCTTCTTGAACAAAACCACTAATCGTGTGTACTTTACGGGAAGCCTCTCCCGAATTCTTCATACCAAGTGGCTTCAGTATCGTCTGCTGCACGTAGTCGGCATAACTCATGCCAGATACCTGTTCAACGACGTATGCAAGCAAAACATAACCGCTGTTGCTGTACAGATAGGCACTCCCCGGTTCAAACTTCAGCGTTTTGTGACGAATCTCTTCTACAGTCTCTTCCATAGAAGTTCCTTCACCCCGACCAAATGCGGATGGCAGACCTGAAGTCTGGGATAACAGCATATGCAGCGTGATCTGATCTCCTTTCGGTATACCGGAGATATACTTGGAGATTGGATCTTGCACATTAATCTTACCATCCTCAACCAGGCTCAGAATGGACGCGGCCGTGAAGGATTTGCTCAGCGATGCGATTCGGGTCTTCTGATCCGGGCGATTCAGCGTCTGTTCATCGGCAAGTCCGTAGCCTTGCTTTAGAAGTACTTCACCATCGCGGGCGATCAGAGCCATACCTGGATAGTTGATCTCGCGCAGATACGTATCCACGCTGGCAACCTCGCTGTTCAGTAGGCTGACTTGATCGGTTACCATATTTACGCTCATCTGACCTGTAGCTGTGCGCTGGACCTTGATGTCTGCCTTGATTGCATTAGCCATGGCCCGGACAGGTACCATCAACGTACCGTTAACGGTACGTGAATTCACACCTGTAGCTAGATCGACCTTGTTTACTTTAATGGAATTGCTGCCAGCCTGATGGACCAGCTTGTCTCTGCCAACGGTAATGGTAGCCGTCTTGGTGCGATTATCCCATTTCAACGTGCCTTTAACCGATGTGACCACATCCCGCAGTGGAACAAAGGTTGAACCTTTGATGATAAGTGGTGCGTTCTTCCAGGATTGTTGCTCACCATTCACTTCAATGTGAACTGCTTGCGTCGCCTGTGCTGCGGATGCCGTGATACCGGTTTGTCCCAGAATCGGGCCTGCGCACAGGATGAGCGCTAACAGAATGCGGAACATGGATGAATATACCGTGGAAATACGTTGTCTTTCATGTGACTTGCGTAAGATTTGAATCCTCTCCTTCCAATCGTTTCATGAATAGCCAGCTTATGAGCATTGTAAACGATCTCGCGTAGAGGGTCAAAACGATGAAGCGGATATAATCCATATCATCTGATCAGATCATTTAAATTAAATTTGTACTAATTTAGTATCTATACATAATATTTTTACAGCGATTGTCCGATAAAAGGATGGGTGAAGATTATGATGGGGGATAGTTAAAATGAAGAAAAGGATTCGAAATTGGTTTTCTTTAACCGTAAAAAAACGCCTGATTGCTGCATTGCTCCTGTTCCTGATAGTACCGAGCATTACCGTGGGATGGTTGTCTTATCAAAAAGCTGCTGACCAGGTTAAAATGGAAATTATTCGTTCCGCACAGGCCAAAACAGAAATGCTTAGTCTGCAGATAAATCAAATGCTCGATATGGAGAAGGATAACGCAGCGCAGATGGCTGCGGGTATTACTTCAAACGATATTATTACTAAATCCCCTGCACTGCAAAGGCAGATGGATCGGATGTCTCAGAATCATAAGGAACTGGGTGTACTTACCGCAGGTTCCGAAGATGGTAGCTGGATGAAGTCCCCTGAATCCGAGGAACAGAATTATGATCCTCGAGAACGTTCATGGTATAAGATGGGCATGTCCCAGGATGAACCGGTAATCTCGGATACGTTCCAGTCGGCTTCGACGGGCGAATGGGTTGTGACCGCAGCGGTCAAGCTGGCTGACGGCAAAGGGGTATTCGGAGCCAATGTCAGTCTCAATCATCTGAAAGAATCCGTTGATCAGATTCGCATCGGTAAAGAGGGAAAACTGTACATGCTGGATAACGGGGGTAAATTCCTGTTCCACTACAATATTGATTCCGGCACACAGTCGGATGAAAGCTACATTAATGAGATGTATACGAAGGAAAGTGGAACGGTGAAGTATACATATGATGGTCGCGAAGTGGAAGCTGTGTATTTCACTAATCCGGTGACGGGTTGGAAAATTGTTGGTGAGATGGTTCCTTCGGAAGCAACGGAAGCTGTAATGCCAATTTTGATCCGTTCAATTACGATTGTGGCATCTGCATTGGTTATTGGGTTGATTTTGCTTGTATTCATTATCCGCAGCATTCACCGTCCATTGCTGCAATTAACGCAGGCAGCATCCCAAGTTAGCGCAGGGGATCTAACAGTACGTGTAGGTTTGCAGCGTAAGGATGAGTTCGGACAGCTTGGAGAAAGCTTCGATATGATGACGACTTCACTACGTAGTGTGCTTGGAGAAGTACATGATACGTCCAGCCAGCTGGCGGCATCTTCTGAAGAACTGATGGCAAGTTCCGAGCAGACATCCAAAGCCACAGAACAGGTGGCCGAACTGATGCAGGATGCAGCTGCGGGAACAACTTTGCAGAACAATAGTCTTGCTGCTACAGGTCAACTCGTGGGCGAAATGTCCATTGGAGTTAAAGAGATCTCATCAAGTGCTGAAGACACCGCTCGTATCGCTCTGGATGCTTCCACCAAGTCGGAAGCGGGTATGGTTACCGTGGAAGAAGCGGTTACCCATATTCAACAGGTGAATGATGAGAGCAAAGCCATGTCTGTGGTCATTGAGGATTTGCGCGCGAAAAATGAAGAGATTCTTGTGATTGTGGCCGAGATTACGGCCATTGCCAAGCAGACGAACATTCTTGCTTTGAATGCATCCATTGAAGCTTCAAGAGCTGGAGAGCAAGGGCGCGGATTCGCGGTTGTAGCCAACGAAGTGAAGACACTGGCTCACAGTTCAGGCGCCTCAGCTGAGCGGATTAATGAGCTTATGCATGAGATGCAGGAGAAAACCAATGCGGTGCAATCCACCTTTGCCCGTACGGGAGAAGGTATGGTGAAGAGTTCGCAGATGGTTACAGAAGCGGGCGAAGCATTCCACAACATTCGGACTGCGGTACAGTTGGTGGCTGCACAAGCTGGAGAAGTATCCACGGCTTCCCGTCAAATTGATGGTGGCATGAGTCATGTCAACAAGGCAGTAAGTGATACAATGGTTCTGTCGGACAGAATTGCCTCTGGAACGGAAGATGGATCAGCGGCGGCTCAAGAGCAGTTGGCTACAATGGAAGAGGTTGCAGCTTCTTCGGCAGCATTGTCACGTATGGCTGAAGATCTGCAAAGCATGATTGAACGGTTTAAGTTGTAACAGAGATTGAAATGAGAGACAATGATTGAGGATAAATGCTTATGGAAGGTGCTGAAATGCCCTTTCTGCGATGAGACTGCAGGGTTGCGACCCTGCGGTCTTTTTTCTGTTGAACAAGGGGCATCCTTTATGTCTTTAAACACAGCATTCTTTTCCGTTATATTGACATATAACAAACAAAACTATATTATATCTATAAATTAACAAACAAAAATATTATTTGTTTTATTAATATACAATTGGAATGACCATGACAATGATAAAAAGGAGCTTTTACATGAAATCATCGGAATCCTGGTTGCAAACAGCTTCATTGGAAGAGATCAAGCGTGGTTATATGGAGGAGGGTCCCGCCTATATATGTGTCTGCTGCGGATACAGGACGGAAGCGGGGATTATCTACCCTGAAGAAGGAGTGCTCTATGAGGCAGCCCGTTATATGCGAGTGCACATTGAGAAGGTTCATGGATCGGTATTTGAATATTTGCTGGAGCTGGATAAAAGCGTAACCGGATTGTCCGATGTCCAGCGTGGATTACTGGCCCAGTTTCATGAAGGAAAGAAGGATGCTGAAGTACAGAAGGCCCTTGGTATCGGGAGTGCTTCCACGATCCGGAATCATCGATTTGTATTGAAGGAGAAGGAACGGCAGGCCAAGATATTCCTGGCATTAATGGAACTTCTCAAAAGTAAGGATACACAGGCTCCAGCCGAATGGGTGTCGCCGGTGACAAGGCATGAACATACGATCCATCCGAACTCATTTGATATTACAGAACAGGATCGGGAGAAGGTGCTAAACAAGTATTTTCCAGAGGGTACCGGTGGTCGGCTGACGACGTTTCATATGCAGCAAAAGCATAAATATATTGTGCTCATCGAAATTGCCAAACGATTCGAGACAGTGCGCAAATATTCCGAGAAACAGGTCAATGAGCTGCTGAAGGAAGTTCATGATGATTACGTAGAAATACGGAGGTATCTCGTCGACTATGGTTTGCTGGAACGTGAGCCAGACGGCAGTCAGTATTGGCTGGGAAGCCGCGGAGATCAACAGAGCACCGAAGTTGGAAAACCGGAGCGCAAAGAAAAGGGGGAGCAGGAGAAGATGAATCGTCGCAAAGAATTG
Proteins encoded in this region:
- a CDS encoding extracellular solute-binding protein produces the protein MKKKGLVWAMLLMMVWVTACGNSGGAASDDPNADDTVTVWTYPVHGTYEDELKDLISDFNKEHPNITVKTEMLSWAEGPKKFDVALNAGNPPDLYFHSVDGTYVNTGLALELDNYLTPEIKDDYLPGTLDLGQIQGKQYGLPLYQFQWAWGGNKRILEEAGIDWKSIQQNGWTWSEFNDAAAKLTKTLDGGAKQYALVTDGTSLDFIEMLSRNNGMIDVLDKDGTFQWNDGRILDTLSFIKNLMDQGYMPKETAALAPAKRTDMFYAGETAIISKAIPYYDVMIQNRNKDIDDGKVQGEKIDFVLLPVPHNDDQPAATTMGGEGYVAFKQKKDKGEQHAKNTFLVMEALSGAKAGNSANELALPFVRQSQVELFKGKELGQPDNLAAAKVMAENIAMPVVLELDIDKASQQKQFKEQVVKPNIQALFSGEKSPEQIAEDFKSKGQQMFGQ
- a CDS encoding sugar ABC transporter permease, with the translated sequence MQTALAPKPSVPRTSRVARFWRDYGWAYLFILAPVLLFLIFTLYPVLTALVMSFQKYNIMNSTWVGLDNYERLVKDETFWKSIKNTVIFTVGTVPVNILITFVLSYFIYQMKSKWQTFFKATMYLPAVASGVTISIVWLAIFDPTDSGLLNRFIGLFGLDPVIWLGQSGTALFSLILMNWLGSHGAGIILYLAAMGGIPKSLYEAADIDHASGWTQFSKITWPLLKPTTLYLLVTGVITSFQVFISVYLMTQGGPNFATTTIAYLIYETAFKFYEFGLASAQSFVLAIIIIVISVIQFKYFSSDIEY
- a CDS encoding carbohydrate ABC transporter permease produces the protein MKSTQKKILLVVASILLVVWALVTVIPMYWMLVGSVQDSAMSASFKPQMIPEQLSLSPYERFFAKTDAWRWLYNSLLISIILTVTNVFFASLAGYAFAKLKFPGSQAVFWTLLGTMMIPAQVTLIPLYILMVNVFDLGDTYTAIILPAAVSVGNIFLMKQFMSTLPTSLIHAARIDACSEFGIFWKVILPMAKPGIAVLAIFTFVASWNEFFWPFLITNSNEMRTIQVGLASFVFAESTDFGAMMAGATIGALPMIILFFSLQRYFLQGITIGAVKG
- the ugpC gene encoding sn-glycerol-3-phosphate ABC transporter ATP-binding protein UgpC; protein product: MARVEFRQVRKEFKDDHKGTFTAVAGSDFVIEDKEFVVFVGPSGCGKTTSLRMIAGLEKQTSGDIVIGDRLVNDLHPKDRDIAMVFQDYALYPHMTIRENLSFGLKNLKKPKSYIDEQVQNAASILGLEAMLERKPRELSGGQRQRVAVGRAIVRDPQVFLFDEPLSNLDAKLRVQMRVELGELHKRLGATIVYVTHDQVEAMTLGERIVVMNHGDIQQVASPKELYASPRNMFVAGFIGSPAMNFIDARIEGTQVVVDGASFTLPADVLARLQSHQGKPVIMGLRPEHIFGDDVAPNIPTDHMLQARVQVVEHLGSENLVYFHSGARTVTAKVHPETHAYVGMDKNFVLDLRKAHFFDPETELAIGRE
- a CDS encoding DUF1343 domain-containing protein, which produces MGQLNGTEQIPAVKTGVDLLSGGLSHPWITGNRIGLITNPTGITADFVSTIDVCVGLANTEFTALYACEHGLSGELQAGVRFGDMLHPRLDIPVFSLYGDYKKPTPAMLAGVDTVLFDIQDVGIRYYTYASTLFHMMDACAGAGKRMLILDRPNPLGGNVVEGGVLNAGYESLVGAWRVPVRTGLTIGELALMVNSEMDVPCELDVVTMEGWQRSMEFADCGLPWMLPSPNMPTLDSVRVYAGTCLFEGTNVSEGRGTTRPFEWIGAPWIEGERLAERFREYKLEGVHVHPVYMSPTFSKHAGELCGGVRIFVTDSRKFRAVETGLVLLHELVSLYPEQFCWLEPPEPGSRYFIDLLAGGKVVRETIHDRVEFIRLIESWNVQAAEWKERRKPFLLYQ
- the nagZ gene encoding beta-N-acetylhexosaminidase — protein: MSGPKELYQSKLKKMTLREKIGQMLLCGFHGTEAAGDVEPFLRKYPIGGVIYFARNVESPEQVERLSSGLQQIAKSSGNVPLWISIDQEGGMVARITEGITLMPGPMAIAAAGSIDDAYQAAYISGLELKSMGINMNFAPVLDVNNNAANPVIGVRSFGESPQSVAEYGARTIAGIQDAGIAATAKHFPGHGDTDTDSHLDLPIITHDRERVERLELIPFRAAIAEGVDAMMSAHIYFPALEPERLPVTLSQTVLSGLLRQELGYQGMIVTDCMEMDAIAVNYGTVDAAVMAVEAGADLVLISHTAKLQAEAFEALLAAVRSGRISERRIDESVNRLLMYKAKRGLLESGMGGADEDEVYGVVLNASLPKASNAPALSNGLERNSSLHQEVARRISENSITLVRDQLNMLPLKPERTLVITVATSVTTIADEQLTQTFTLGSALSDYGLDVVDLTVTPEEVAIRSARLLQAAEADDIRQIVVGTYNAGSPSGDPQCRLIGWIQQLGKPLAVVALRSPYDLLALPDAEVYVAAYESRPLAMDSVAQALMGRIPFAGKLPVTLKQTDDERADVS